GCGGGCCTCTCACCGCGAGGGTGTCAAGCTTGATGAGGCCTCGCACTGACCGGACCTCTTTCAGAGACGATTTCAATCCCTCAAAGGACGCCAGCCATGGATAGACTTCATCCGGATCTATTTTGACTGTCCCGGATGTGGCTTCGAGGTGAGGATCATTCCCGAAACGTAACTCACCCGTCAAATCTGCAAAGGAAGATTTGCCGAGTGCACCGGCCAGTTTTCTCGCACCGACACGTGTTTCGTCATAAGAGAATTGGCCCCCCTTTATGAGCACGGGGAAAGGGAGACGCTCATACTCTGCTGCGAAAGATACTTCAGATAGATCGATGCGCGGCTTTATTACGGCGGTGCTTTCGCCGAGGATCACCCTTCCGCGTGCTTCACCGCTAACGGAGCGGACAAGATCGATCTCCTTGACAAAGGACTCATCCTTAACCAATCGTCTCAGGATATTACTCGCTTCAGCGAGGTCCGCCTTTACCGCTGCATCGATATGGAGCGGGGCATCGCTCCCTCTCAGTCCGACCCTCAACTTGCCGTCCCGAACCTCAGATTTTCCGAGAATTCCCTCGACCTTCTTTCCCTCCAGGATGCCCTGGGAAATGATGCAGTCTCCGTTCACTTCCTTGAAGTCCAGCTTCGGCCCCGGGACAAAAATCTCTCCCCGCTCGATGACGCCAGTGATAGATATGCTCTCGGTGCTGCCAAGGTCTTCTAATGAAGCCCCGTGGCTCCGCACCGTAATGAAGGAAAGCCTTCCTCCTCTCACATACCCGAAAATGTCCCGGACGAGGGGGACCCCTCCTGCCAAAGAGAGGGCCACGGTCCGCAACGATGGGACATCCACCCCCTTGCCGGACAGCTCCAGGCTGACAGTCCGCGCAGTCTTATCACGGATGAGCTCACAGCTCAGCGTGAGTCGTGGGTACTCGACTTTCAGTTCGTTCAGCGTTATTTCAGTTCTCTCTCCGATCGCAGCAAAGGCGCCGCTCATGTCGATTCCCCTTACGAGGACCCTCTCGCCCCTGTTCAGAAGGGTCAGATGGGGGATTGAGCCCTGCACTTCCGCCTCCATCTCACCGGAGCCAAGCATTCTTAGAGAGAGGATGAAGTTACCTTCAGAGTCTCCGAGAAACTTGACCGTGTCCGGGAAAAGGTGGTGGATGATATGCTGCGGCTTCAGGCCTGTGAACTTGACGGTGCCGATGCCTTTCAGATTCCGGGGATCCAAACGTATACCGATGGAAATGCTTCTTGAGATGTCGGAACTGCACGTGAGCGCGACACTCGCCTCACCGGGGGAGAATGTAAGCTGTCCGGCAATGTCCTCGAAAAGAACAAGAGAGCTGCGTGCATCGGAAATTTTTACGCTTCCTTGCTCTACGACAATCCTGGTTTCAGGCAGGGTGGTTGCCAGGGACTTCAACAGCGCCGAGACTTTCTCCTCAACTTCTCGAGCGGAAAGAGACGCTGTCTTCTCCCTCTCCCTCTCTCTTTCGGAAACCGTGATGGATACTCTGGGGCTCACTAGCTGGACCCCTGCGATTCTCACCTCCCCCGAAA
This genomic window from Thermodesulfovibrionales bacterium contains:
- a CDS encoding AsmA family protein; protein product: MKESMKRKNLLLWLTGSIGVIVLIIVALSFLVPKLIDLESIREKIKADISQKISGEVGFEKMEVSFFPRPLIVISNATFSFPGTAEGTIASLRMFLRLRPLFSGEVRIAGVQLVSPRVSITVSEREREREKTASLSAREVEEKVSALLKSLATTLPETRIVVEQGSVKISDARSSLVLFEDIAGQLTFSPGEASVALTCSSDISRSISIGIRLDPRNLKGIGTVKFTGLKPQHIIHHLFPDTVKFLGDSEGNFILSLRMLGSGEMEAEVQGSIPHLTLLNRGERVLVRGIDMSGAFAAIGERTEITLNELKVEYPRLTLSCELIRDKTARTVSLELSGKGVDVPSLRTVALSLAGGVPLVRDIFGYVRGGRLSFITVRSHGASLEDLGSTESISITGVIERGEIFVPGPKLDFKEVNGDCIISQGILEGKKVEGILGKSEVRDGKLRVGLRGSDAPLHIDAAVKADLAEASNILRRLVKDESFVKEIDLVRSVSGEARGRVILGESTAVIKPRIDLSEVSFAAEYERLPFPVLIKGGQFSYDETRVGARKLAGALGKSSFADLTGELRFGNDPHLEATSGTVKIDPDEVYPWLASFEGLKSSLKEVRSVRGLIKLDTLAVRGP